In Siniperca chuatsi isolate FFG_IHB_CAS linkage group LG20, ASM2008510v1, whole genome shotgun sequence, the following proteins share a genomic window:
- the LOC122868166 gene encoding myosin light chain kinase, smooth muscle-like isoform X1 — MKKTTRMDKDCGKPKTYVSTFRLALKPQARPVCVERQREDGLDTTNRMLMGNNKLGVSSVTDSRLTPVKALEKPHFKQPLRDCTVCEGRDATFQCVITGSQPLSVSWQHNGKKTHSSNTSFKNGVANLALTHCSPGDDGTYTCIAENVAGKQSSSAVLHITALKEVPRTSNHEVHSEATFKVVSPENTQLSSASKGKSQHREEHKVSTDIREINLQTKVSTSKGPPVEFLDPPEQVEVRVGERARLHCEFKSSSVPVACCWIYNRDKVVVGGPRMSVSSSETQSGVEVSQACPDDTGSYTVVVRNRKGSAQHTVSLGVIDRPDPPASQPVVSQLSTQSLVLSWTGPSYDGGTAVLGYIVEVRQEGLDKPGSWNEVTSRCKNTSYNVHSGLEPLGQYCFRVRAYNSAGVSEPSQESERVKMATAKEKKEEPESYIIVTVDTKHKIKDHYNVHEKLGVGKFGQVFRLSHKDTGQVCAGKFYRARTSKEREAARKEIELMNHLHHPKLVQCLAAYDTRSEIVMVMEYIAGGELFERIVDDNFEHTEPTSARYMQQILEGMKYVHKQNIIHLDLKPENIVCVDTTGTRIKIIDFGLASKLEEGKPLLVMHGTPEFVAPEVINYEPVGLETDMWSIGVICFILLSGESPFQGNSDPETLALVTAACYEFDQESFEDISDQAKDFISSLLKKDRRCRLSCAEALAHPWMVSFTPLNRRPTKSLNKGKMRRFLAKRKWKKTGKAVLALKRMANLSNRPDSPGCSSEEPGWSQEAEEAIQSLDKQLQSEPRFEQALKDTTLPRGATAQLTCRVNGYPQPKVKWLQNEKLVSESCRVTVELHEDGLCSLIVADLEPSDSGVYVCRAGNKLGEAMCSAKLKVEM, encoded by the exons ATGAAGAAAACCACAAG GATGGACAAAGATTGTGGGAAGCCAAAGACCTATGTGTCTACTTTCCGGTTGGCCCTCAAGCCTCAAGCCAGACCTGTCTGtgtggagaggcagagagaggatgGACTGGATACCACTAACAGGATGTTGATGGGAAACAACAAACTGGGAGTCTCATCTGTAACAG ACTCCAGACTGACCCCCGTCAAGGCGCTGGAAAAGCCTCACTTCAAACAACCACTCAGGGACTGTACAGTCTGTGAGGGAAGGGATGCTACTTTTCAATGCGTTATCACAGGAAGTCAGCCTCTGAGCGTTTCCTGGCAACACAATG GTAAGAAGACACATTCAAGTAATACTTCCTTCAAAAATGGTGTTGCCAATCTGGCTCTGACTCATTGTTCACCTGGAGATGATGGGACGTATACCTGCATAGCTGAGAATGTTGCTGGGAAACAGTCAAGCAGTGCTGTGTTACACATCACAG CATTAAAGGAAGTCCCCAGAACAAGCAACCATGAGGTGCACAGTGAGGCCACGTTCAAGGTTGTGTCACCTGAAAACACTCAATTGTCCTCAGCTTCTAAAGGGAAAAGCCAACACAGAGAAGAACACAAAG TCTCCACAGATATCAGAGAAATCAACCTTCAAACAAAAGTCTCCACTAGCAAAG GGCCTCCTGTGGAGTTTCTAGACCCACCAGAGCAGGTGGAGGTTCGAGTAGGAGAGCGGGCCCGGCTACACTGTGAGTTCAAGAGCAGCTCTGTCCCTGTGGCCTGCTGCTGGATTTACAACAGAGACAAG GTGGTGGTAGGAGGGCCGAGGATGTCCGTCAGCAGCAGTGAGACACAAAGCGGTGTGGAGGTCTCTCAGGCTTGTCCAGACGACACGGGCTCGTATACTGTCGTAGTACGAAACCGAAAAGGCTCTGCCCAGCATACAGTCTCCCTCGGTGTCATAG ACCGACCCGACCCACCGGCATCCCAACCTGTCGTTTCCCAGCTGTCCACTCAGTCCCTGGTCCTGTCCTGGACGGGTCCCAGCTACGACGGAGGCACAGCTGTGTTGGGCTACATTGTGGAGGTCAGACAAGAGGGCCTGGACAAGCCTGGGAGCTGGAATGAAGTAACAAGCCGTTGTAAAAACACATCTTACAACGTCCATTCAGGCCTGGAGCCCCTGGGGCAGTACTGCTTCCGTGTCAGAGCCTACAACTCCGCAGGGGTCAGCGAGCCAAGCCAGGAGTCTGAGCGTGTCAAGATGGCGACAGCAA aagaaaagaaggaagagcCTGAGTCGTACATCATAGTGACCGTTGACACCAAACACAAGATCAAGGACCACTACAATGTGCATGAGAAGCTGGGAGT TGGGAAGTTCGGCCAGGTGTTCCGGTTGTCCCACAAGGACACAGGTCAGGTGTGTGCGGGGAAGTTCTACCGAGCCCGAACCTCTAAGGAGAGGGAAGCAGCTCGCAAAGAGATTGAATTGATGAACCATCTTCACCACCCAAAACTGGTCCAGTGTCTGGCTGCCTATGACACACGCTCAGAGATTGTCATGGTCATGGAGTA TATTGCAGGTGGGGAGCTCTTTGAACGCATCGTGGATGACAACTTTGAGCACACAGAGCCCACCAGTGCCCGCTACATGCAGCAGATCCTGGAGGGCATGAAGTACGTTCACAAGCAGAATATCATCCACCTGGACCTCAAACCAGAGAACATCGTCTGTGTGGATACAACTGGTACACGGATCAAGATCATTGACTTTGGCCTGGCTAGTAAACTGG AGGAGGGTAAACCTCTGCTGGTGATGCATGGCACGCCGGAGTTTGTGGCACCTGAGGTGATCAACTATGAGCCTGTGGGCCTGGAGACGGACATGTGGAGCATTGGAGTCATCTGCTTCATCTT GCTCAGTGGAGAATCTCCCTTCCAGGGGAACAGCGATCCTGAGACTTTGGCTCTTGTGACTGCTGCCTGCTACGAGTTTGACCAGGAGAGTTTTGAAGACATCTCTGATCAGGCTAAAGACTTTATCAGCTCCCTGCTGAAGAAAGACCGGAG ATGCAGGTTGTCATGTGCCGAGGCCCTCGCCCACCCCTGGATGGTCTCTTTTACCCCTCTGAACCGCAGACCTACCAAGTCCCTCAATAAGGGGAAGATGAGACGCTTTCTGGCCAAGCGCAAGTGGAAG AAAACTGGCAAGGCTGTTCTGGCCCTAAAGCGGATGGCTAACCTCTCCAACAGACCAGACTCTCCTGGCTGCTCCTCAGAGG AGCCAGGTTGGAGCCAAGAGGCAGAGGAGGCCATCCAGTCGCTGGATAAGCAGCTTCAGAGTGAACCTCGCTTCGAGCAGGCCCTGAAGGACACCACCCTCCCCAGAGGAGCAACTGCTCAGCTAACATGCCGTGTCAATG GTTACCCGCAGCCAAAAGTGAAGTGGCTTCAAAATGAGAAGCTGGTGTCTGAATCGTGCAGAGTGACCGTGGAGCTACATGAAGACGGGCTCTGTTCTCTGATTGTGGCTGATTTGGAGCCTTCTGACTCTGGGGTTTATGTGTGCAGGGCAGGCAACAAGCTGGGGGAAGCAATGTGCTCTGCCAAACTGAAGGTTGAGATGTGA
- the LOC122868166 gene encoding myosin light chain kinase, smooth muscle-like isoform X2 encodes MDKDCGKPKTYVSTFRLALKPQARPVCVERQREDGLDTTNRMLMGNNKLGVSSVTDSRLTPVKALEKPHFKQPLRDCTVCEGRDATFQCVITGSQPLSVSWQHNGKKTHSSNTSFKNGVANLALTHCSPGDDGTYTCIAENVAGKQSSSAVLHITALKEVPRTSNHEVHSEATFKVVSPENTQLSSASKGKSQHREEHKVSTDIREINLQTKVSTSKGPPVEFLDPPEQVEVRVGERARLHCEFKSSSVPVACCWIYNRDKVVVGGPRMSVSSSETQSGVEVSQACPDDTGSYTVVVRNRKGSAQHTVSLGVIDRPDPPASQPVVSQLSTQSLVLSWTGPSYDGGTAVLGYIVEVRQEGLDKPGSWNEVTSRCKNTSYNVHSGLEPLGQYCFRVRAYNSAGVSEPSQESERVKMATAKEKKEEPESYIIVTVDTKHKIKDHYNVHEKLGVGKFGQVFRLSHKDTGQVCAGKFYRARTSKEREAARKEIELMNHLHHPKLVQCLAAYDTRSEIVMVMEYIAGGELFERIVDDNFEHTEPTSARYMQQILEGMKYVHKQNIIHLDLKPENIVCVDTTGTRIKIIDFGLASKLEEGKPLLVMHGTPEFVAPEVINYEPVGLETDMWSIGVICFILLSGESPFQGNSDPETLALVTAACYEFDQESFEDISDQAKDFISSLLKKDRRCRLSCAEALAHPWMVSFTPLNRRPTKSLNKGKMRRFLAKRKWKKTGKAVLALKRMANLSNRPDSPGCSSEEPGWSQEAEEAIQSLDKQLQSEPRFEQALKDTTLPRGATAQLTCRVNGYPQPKVKWLQNEKLVSESCRVTVELHEDGLCSLIVADLEPSDSGVYVCRAGNKLGEAMCSAKLKVEM; translated from the exons ATGGACAAAGATTGTGGGAAGCCAAAGACCTATGTGTCTACTTTCCGGTTGGCCCTCAAGCCTCAAGCCAGACCTGTCTGtgtggagaggcagagagaggatgGACTGGATACCACTAACAGGATGTTGATGGGAAACAACAAACTGGGAGTCTCATCTGTAACAG ACTCCAGACTGACCCCCGTCAAGGCGCTGGAAAAGCCTCACTTCAAACAACCACTCAGGGACTGTACAGTCTGTGAGGGAAGGGATGCTACTTTTCAATGCGTTATCACAGGAAGTCAGCCTCTGAGCGTTTCCTGGCAACACAATG GTAAGAAGACACATTCAAGTAATACTTCCTTCAAAAATGGTGTTGCCAATCTGGCTCTGACTCATTGTTCACCTGGAGATGATGGGACGTATACCTGCATAGCTGAGAATGTTGCTGGGAAACAGTCAAGCAGTGCTGTGTTACACATCACAG CATTAAAGGAAGTCCCCAGAACAAGCAACCATGAGGTGCACAGTGAGGCCACGTTCAAGGTTGTGTCACCTGAAAACACTCAATTGTCCTCAGCTTCTAAAGGGAAAAGCCAACACAGAGAAGAACACAAAG TCTCCACAGATATCAGAGAAATCAACCTTCAAACAAAAGTCTCCACTAGCAAAG GGCCTCCTGTGGAGTTTCTAGACCCACCAGAGCAGGTGGAGGTTCGAGTAGGAGAGCGGGCCCGGCTACACTGTGAGTTCAAGAGCAGCTCTGTCCCTGTGGCCTGCTGCTGGATTTACAACAGAGACAAG GTGGTGGTAGGAGGGCCGAGGATGTCCGTCAGCAGCAGTGAGACACAAAGCGGTGTGGAGGTCTCTCAGGCTTGTCCAGACGACACGGGCTCGTATACTGTCGTAGTACGAAACCGAAAAGGCTCTGCCCAGCATACAGTCTCCCTCGGTGTCATAG ACCGACCCGACCCACCGGCATCCCAACCTGTCGTTTCCCAGCTGTCCACTCAGTCCCTGGTCCTGTCCTGGACGGGTCCCAGCTACGACGGAGGCACAGCTGTGTTGGGCTACATTGTGGAGGTCAGACAAGAGGGCCTGGACAAGCCTGGGAGCTGGAATGAAGTAACAAGCCGTTGTAAAAACACATCTTACAACGTCCATTCAGGCCTGGAGCCCCTGGGGCAGTACTGCTTCCGTGTCAGAGCCTACAACTCCGCAGGGGTCAGCGAGCCAAGCCAGGAGTCTGAGCGTGTCAAGATGGCGACAGCAA aagaaaagaaggaagagcCTGAGTCGTACATCATAGTGACCGTTGACACCAAACACAAGATCAAGGACCACTACAATGTGCATGAGAAGCTGGGAGT TGGGAAGTTCGGCCAGGTGTTCCGGTTGTCCCACAAGGACACAGGTCAGGTGTGTGCGGGGAAGTTCTACCGAGCCCGAACCTCTAAGGAGAGGGAAGCAGCTCGCAAAGAGATTGAATTGATGAACCATCTTCACCACCCAAAACTGGTCCAGTGTCTGGCTGCCTATGACACACGCTCAGAGATTGTCATGGTCATGGAGTA TATTGCAGGTGGGGAGCTCTTTGAACGCATCGTGGATGACAACTTTGAGCACACAGAGCCCACCAGTGCCCGCTACATGCAGCAGATCCTGGAGGGCATGAAGTACGTTCACAAGCAGAATATCATCCACCTGGACCTCAAACCAGAGAACATCGTCTGTGTGGATACAACTGGTACACGGATCAAGATCATTGACTTTGGCCTGGCTAGTAAACTGG AGGAGGGTAAACCTCTGCTGGTGATGCATGGCACGCCGGAGTTTGTGGCACCTGAGGTGATCAACTATGAGCCTGTGGGCCTGGAGACGGACATGTGGAGCATTGGAGTCATCTGCTTCATCTT GCTCAGTGGAGAATCTCCCTTCCAGGGGAACAGCGATCCTGAGACTTTGGCTCTTGTGACTGCTGCCTGCTACGAGTTTGACCAGGAGAGTTTTGAAGACATCTCTGATCAGGCTAAAGACTTTATCAGCTCCCTGCTGAAGAAAGACCGGAG ATGCAGGTTGTCATGTGCCGAGGCCCTCGCCCACCCCTGGATGGTCTCTTTTACCCCTCTGAACCGCAGACCTACCAAGTCCCTCAATAAGGGGAAGATGAGACGCTTTCTGGCCAAGCGCAAGTGGAAG AAAACTGGCAAGGCTGTTCTGGCCCTAAAGCGGATGGCTAACCTCTCCAACAGACCAGACTCTCCTGGCTGCTCCTCAGAGG AGCCAGGTTGGAGCCAAGAGGCAGAGGAGGCCATCCAGTCGCTGGATAAGCAGCTTCAGAGTGAACCTCGCTTCGAGCAGGCCCTGAAGGACACCACCCTCCCCAGAGGAGCAACTGCTCAGCTAACATGCCGTGTCAATG GTTACCCGCAGCCAAAAGTGAAGTGGCTTCAAAATGAGAAGCTGGTGTCTGAATCGTGCAGAGTGACCGTGGAGCTACATGAAGACGGGCTCTGTTCTCTGATTGTGGCTGATTTGGAGCCTTCTGACTCTGGGGTTTATGTGTGCAGGGCAGGCAACAAGCTGGGGGAAGCAATGTGCTCTGCCAAACTGAAGGTTGAGATGTGA
- the LOC122867587 gene encoding CD63 antigen-like — protein MCKFCSIKCWFIFFNALFLASGVALITIGALQYSTYSQMGTFAGSSLSKITIVLIAVGVTIAFISLLGHVGAFINNSSMVACFICILIVIIVLEILTGAAFYILRSRTALLQMNSAINTKARGVIYDYSPENRHAINRIQEKFGCCGADSHTDWSRSVGWENHNAVPDSCCVVKSEGCGQEKAKLHTKGCIWAIKLFLLKNLVWVGAVCIALGITEVFGVLVGVCLCLDMKRKSYENLS, from the exons ATGTGCAAGTTTTGCAGCATCAAATGCTGGTTCATTTTCTTCAACGCGCTCTTCTTG gcATCTGGGGTTGCCCTCATCACTATCGGAGCACTGCAATACTCGACTTACTCACAGATGGGCACTTTTGCAGGGAGCAGCCTGTCTAAAATCACTATAGTCCTCATTGCTGTGGGTGTCACCATAGCCTTCATCTCCCTCTTGGGCCATGTTGGAGCGTTCATTAATAATTCTTCTATGGTGGCTTGT TTCATCTGTATCCTGATAGTTATCATCGTTCTGGAGATACTCACAGGGGCTGCGTTTTACATACTCCGCAGCAGG ACTGCCCTCCTACAGATGAACAGTGCTATCAACACCAAAGCACGAGGGGTGATCTATGACTACAGCCCAGAGAACAGACACGCCATCAACAGAATTCAGGAAAAG TTTGGCTGCTGTGGTGCAGACAGCCACACTGACTGGTCCAGGAGTGTGGGCTGGGAAAACCACAACGCCGTGCCAGATTCCTGCTGTGTGGTGAAGAGCGAGGGTTGTGGACAGGAAAAGGCGAAACTACACACAAAG GGTTGTATCTGGGCTATCAAGCTCTTTCTGTTGAAAAACCTGGTGTGGGTCGGTGCTGTCTGCATTGCTCTTGGAATCACAGAG GTCTTTGGAGTATTAGTCGGAGTGTGCTTGTGTCTGGACATGAAACGAAAAAGCTATGAAAACCTCAGCTGA